In a genomic window of Enterobacter asburiae:
- the degS gene encoding outer membrane-stress sensor serine endopeptidase DegS → MLLKLLRSTVIGLIVAGLLLLAMPSLRQFNKLSAPQFDSTDETPATYNQAVRRAAPAVVNVYNRGLNSSAHNQLEIRTLGSGVIMDERGYIITNKHVINDADQIIVALQDGRVFEALLVGSDSLTDLAVLKINATGGLPVIPINRKRTPHIGDVVLAIGNPYNLGQTITQGIISATGRIGLNPSGRQNFLQTDASINHGNSGGALVNSLGELMGINTLSFDKSNDGETPEGIGFAIPFQLATKIMDKLIRDGRVIRGYIGIGGREIAPMHTQGGGIDQIQGIVVNEVAPGGPAANAGIQVNDVIVSVNGTPAVSALETMDQVAEIRPGSIIPVEVMRNDKKLTLHVTVQEYPATN, encoded by the coding sequence ATGCTTTTAAAGCTCTTACGTTCCACTGTCATCGGTTTGATTGTCGCTGGCCTGCTGCTGCTGGCGATGCCGTCTTTGCGTCAGTTCAATAAGCTGTCGGCTCCCCAGTTTGACAGCACGGATGAAACGCCGGCGACCTATAACCAGGCCGTTCGCCGTGCCGCCCCTGCCGTGGTTAACGTTTATAACCGCGGCCTTAATAGCTCAGCACATAATCAGCTGGAGATCCGCACCCTTGGCTCCGGGGTGATTATGGACGAGCGCGGCTACATTATTACGAACAAACACGTGATCAACGATGCCGATCAGATCATCGTCGCCCTGCAGGATGGTCGCGTGTTTGAGGCGTTGCTTGTGGGTTCAGACAGCCTCACCGACCTGGCCGTGCTGAAGATTAACGCCACGGGCGGCCTGCCGGTCATTCCGATCAACCGCAAACGCACGCCTCACATTGGCGACGTCGTTCTGGCTATCGGTAACCCTTATAACCTCGGACAGACGATTACCCAGGGGATCATCAGCGCAACCGGTCGCATTGGCCTCAACCCGTCAGGACGGCAGAACTTCCTGCAGACGGATGCGTCAATCAACCACGGTAATTCAGGCGGCGCGCTGGTCAACTCGCTGGGCGAACTGATGGGCATCAACACCCTCTCATTCGATAAAAGCAACGACGGCGAGACGCCAGAAGGGATCGGCTTTGCTATTCCGTTCCAGCTGGCGACCAAGATTATGGATAAGCTGATCCGCGACGGGCGCGTGATACGCGGCTATATCGGTATCGGCGGGCGCGAAATTGCGCCGATGCATACTCAGGGCGGCGGTATCGATCAGATTCAGGGCATCGTCGTCAACGAGGTCGCACCGGGTGGCCCGGCGGCTAATGCGGGGATTCAGGTTAACGATGTCATCGTCTCGGTCAACGGCACGCCGGCAGTCTCTGCGCTGGAGACGATGGACCAGGTGGCCGAAATTCGCCCTGGCTCTATCATCCCTGTGGAAGTCATGCGTAACGATAAGAAACTGACGCTGCACGTGACGGTTCAGGAATACCCGGCCACTAACTGA
- the mdh gene encoding malate dehydrogenase, producing MKVAVLGAAGGIGQALALLLKTQLPSGSELSLYDIAPVTPGVAVDLSHIPTAVKIKGFSGEDARPALQGADVVLISAGVARKPGMDRSDLFNVNAGIVKNLVQQIAEVCPKACIGIITNPVNTTVAIAAEVLKKAGVYDKNKLFGVTTLDIIRSNTFVAELKGKQPTEVEVPVIGGHSGVTILPLLSQIPGVSFTEQEVADLTKRIQNAGTEVVEAKAGGGSATLSMGQAAARFGLSLVRALQGEKGVVECAYVEGDGEHARFFSQPLLLGKNGIEERKSIGTLSAFEQNAMEGMLDTLKKDITLGEEFVNK from the coding sequence ATGAAAGTCGCAGTCCTCGGCGCTGCTGGTGGTATCGGCCAGGCGCTTGCCCTACTACTGAAAACCCAACTGCCTTCAGGCTCAGAACTCTCCCTGTACGATATTGCTCCGGTAACCCCAGGCGTGGCGGTTGACCTGAGCCACATCCCGACCGCTGTAAAAATCAAAGGCTTCTCCGGTGAAGATGCGCGTCCTGCGCTGCAGGGTGCTGATGTGGTCCTGATTTCTGCAGGCGTGGCGCGTAAGCCAGGCATGGATCGTTCAGACCTGTTCAACGTCAACGCGGGCATCGTGAAAAACCTGGTGCAGCAGATCGCTGAAGTGTGCCCGAAAGCGTGCATCGGTATCATCACTAACCCGGTGAACACCACCGTTGCTATCGCAGCCGAAGTGCTGAAGAAAGCGGGTGTTTACGACAAAAACAAACTGTTCGGCGTGACCACGCTGGATATCATCCGTTCCAACACCTTCGTTGCTGAGCTGAAAGGTAAACAGCCAACAGAAGTGGAAGTGCCGGTTATCGGCGGCCACTCTGGCGTGACCATTCTGCCTCTGCTGTCGCAGATCCCAGGCGTAAGCTTCACCGAGCAGGAAGTGGCTGACCTGACCAAACGTATCCAGAACGCGGGCACCGAAGTGGTGGAAGCGAAGGCGGGTGGCGGTTCTGCAACCCTGTCTATGGGCCAGGCGGCTGCCCGTTTCGGTCTGTCACTGGTTCGCGCCCTGCAGGGTGAGAAAGGCGTTGTTGAATGCGCTTACGTTGAAGGCGACGGCGAACATGCCCGCTTCTTCTCTCAGCCGCTGCTGCTGGGCAAAAACGGTATTGAAGAGCGTAAGTCTATCGGTACGCTGAGCGCGTTTGAGCAAAACGCGATGGAAGGCATGCTGGACACGCTGAAGAAAGATATCACCCTGGGTGAAGAGTTCGTTAACAAGTAA
- the argR gene encoding transcriptional regulator ArgR yields the protein MRSSSKQEELVKAFKALLKEEKFSSQGEIVQALQEQGFDNINQSKVSRMLTKFGAVRTRNAKMEMVYCLPAELGVPTTSSPLKNLVLDIDYNDAVVVIHTSPGAAQLIARMLDSLGKTEGILGTIAGDDTIFTTPASGFSVKDLHEAILVLFEQEL from the coding sequence ATGCGAAGCTCGTCTAAGCAAGAAGAATTAGTAAAGGCGTTTAAGGCGCTACTTAAAGAAGAGAAATTCAGTTCTCAGGGAGAAATTGTTCAGGCGCTGCAGGAACAAGGCTTCGATAACATCAACCAGTCGAAAGTCTCCCGCATGTTAACCAAGTTTGGCGCGGTGCGTACCCGCAACGCCAAAATGGAGATGGTCTATTGCCTGCCGGCAGAACTTGGCGTGCCGACCACCTCCAGCCCGCTCAAGAATTTGGTTCTGGATATCGACTATAACGACGCCGTTGTGGTCATCCACACAAGCCCGGGCGCCGCGCAGCTGATTGCTCGCATGCTGGACTCGTTAGGTAAAACAGAGGGTATCCTCGGTACCATTGCCGGTGATGACACCATCTTTACCACTCCGGCTAGCGGTTTCTCCGTAAAGGATCTCCACGAAGCGATTCTGGTTCTGTTCGAACAGGAACTGTAA
- the yhcN gene encoding peroxide/acid stress response protein YhcN, translating to MKIITTVAALSVLSVLSFGAFAADAINADQAQSREAIGTVSVGAVGTSPMDMHEMLNKKAEEKGASSYRIIEARSGDHWHATAELYK from the coding sequence ATGAAAATCATAACAACTGTAGCGGCGCTGAGCGTCCTGTCTGTCCTGTCCTTCGGTGCTTTCGCGGCTGACGCTATTAATGCTGACCAGGCGCAGTCCCGTGAGGCAATCGGTACGGTTTCTGTCGGCGCTGTTGGCACGTCTCCAATGGACATGCATGAAATGCTGAACAAAAAAGCGGAAGAAAAAGGTGCCTCATCCTATCGCATCATCGAAGCGCGTTCCGGTGACCACTGGCACGCCACCGCCGAGCTGTACAAATAA
- the yhcN gene encoding peroxide/acid stress response protein YhcN, producing the protein MKTKLIIATLGLASVLSFGASAAVQQVNADQAQNLQPMGSVSVTSVTGSPMDIRQELAAKAEKAGASSYRVTELNQGDHWHATAELYK; encoded by the coding sequence ATGAAAACCAAATTGATCATCGCAACCCTGGGTCTGGCATCCGTTCTCTCTTTTGGCGCAAGCGCAGCCGTACAGCAAGTGAATGCCGATCAGGCACAAAATCTGCAGCCAATGGGCAGCGTCTCCGTGACGTCAGTCACCGGCTCCCCGATGGACATTCGTCAGGAGCTTGCCGCCAAAGCTGAAAAAGCAGGCGCCAGCAGCTATCGCGTCACCGAACTGAATCAGGGTGACCACTGGCATGCCACGGCTGAACTGTATAAATAA
- a CDS encoding NAD-dependent succinate-semialdehyde dehydrogenase — MTTQALQDNTLFQTGYLVNGLWKTLDTTFDVLNPATGEVIAKVAKAGKAQTEEAIAAATKAFPAWRAKTAKERSAILYRWYELIIENKSWLGRLMTTEQGKPLKEAEGEVEYAASFIQWFAEEAKRANGEIIPPIKPGSRILATREPIGVVAAITPWNFPMAMLTRKLGPALAAGCTGVIKPANNTPLSAFALLTLAKQAGVPDGVLNAVAGNTHEISDAIMASHDVRKISFTGSTSVGKTLVRNAAETMKKVSMELGGNAPYIVFEDADIDAAVKGAIANKFRNAGQVCVSVNRFYIQETVYDKFVNKLADAVNTLKVGNGLEEGVAVGPLIEPAAVNKVREHVEDAVARGATVLAGGKPHPLGGNFWMPTVLGDCHEGMKLAEEETFGPVAACFRFTSEDEVIQRANNTPYGLAAYFYTQNLSRVFRVSQAIESGMIGINECAVSTELGPFGGVKESGLGREGSVLGLEEYLEVKTLHIGGL, encoded by the coding sequence ATGACGACCCAGGCGCTTCAGGACAACACCCTTTTTCAGACCGGCTATCTGGTTAACGGCCTCTGGAAAACGCTGGACACAACGTTTGATGTGCTGAACCCCGCGACCGGTGAGGTCATCGCTAAAGTTGCGAAAGCGGGTAAAGCGCAAACCGAAGAAGCGATTGCAGCGGCCACCAAAGCCTTCCCGGCATGGCGTGCCAAAACCGCGAAAGAGCGTTCGGCCATTCTTTACCGCTGGTACGAACTGATTATTGAGAATAAAAGTTGGCTCGGGCGGTTAATGACCACCGAGCAGGGTAAGCCCCTGAAAGAGGCGGAAGGGGAAGTGGAGTACGCTGCCAGCTTTATCCAGTGGTTTGCCGAAGAGGCCAAACGCGCGAACGGTGAAATTATTCCGCCGATCAAGCCCGGCTCGCGCATTCTTGCGACCCGTGAGCCCATCGGCGTCGTCGCGGCCATCACGCCCTGGAACTTCCCGATGGCGATGCTCACCCGCAAGTTAGGCCCGGCGCTGGCGGCCGGATGTACCGGCGTCATCAAACCGGCAAATAACACGCCGCTCAGCGCCTTTGCGCTGCTGACTCTGGCAAAACAGGCGGGCGTGCCGGATGGCGTGCTCAACGCGGTGGCCGGAAACACCCATGAGATCAGCGATGCGATCATGGCCAGCCACGACGTGCGTAAAATCTCCTTTACCGGTTCAACCTCCGTCGGCAAAACGCTGGTGCGTAACGCCGCGGAAACCATGAAAAAAGTCTCCATGGAGCTGGGGGGAAATGCCCCGTACATCGTTTTCGAGGATGCAGACATTGACGCAGCGGTTAAGGGCGCTATCGCCAACAAGTTCCGCAATGCGGGGCAGGTTTGCGTCAGCGTGAACCGCTTCTACATTCAGGAAACCGTCTACGACAAGTTTGTGAATAAGCTCGCTGATGCGGTTAATACCCTTAAGGTGGGGAATGGTCTTGAAGAGGGCGTGGCCGTTGGGCCGCTGATCGAACCTGCGGCGGTCAACAAGGTGCGCGAGCACGTTGAAGATGCTGTCGCACGGGGGGCGACCGTGCTGGCGGGTGGTAAACCCCATCCTCTGGGCGGCAATTTCTGGATGCCAACCGTGTTGGGCGACTGCCACGAAGGCATGAAGCTGGCAGAGGAAGAGACGTTTGGCCCGGTTGCGGCCTGTTTCCGCTTCACCTCGGAAGACGAAGTCATCCAGCGCGCCAATAACACGCCCTACGGGCTGGCGGCTTACTTCTACACCCAGAACCTCTCCCGGGTTTTCCGCGTTTCGCAGGCAATCGAGAGCGGGATGATTGGCATTAACGAGTGCGCCGTTTCTACCGAGCTGGGGCCTTTTGGCGGCGTGAAAGAATCCGGTCTTGGACGTGAGGGATCCGTGCTGGGGCTGGAAGAGTATCTGGAAGTTAAAACCCTGCATATCGGGGGATTATAA
- the aaeB gene encoding p-hydroxybenzoic acid efflux pump subunit AaeB, protein MGIFSIASQHIRFAVKLACAIVLALFVGFHFQLETPRWAVLTAAIVAAGPAFAAGGEPYSGAIRYRGMLRIIGTFIGCFAALTIIILMIRTPLLMLMVCCIWAGFCTWISSLVKVENSYAWGLAGYTALIIVITIQSEPLLAPQFAVERCSEIVIGIVCAIVADLLFSPRSIKQEVDRELDALIVAQYQLMQLCIKHGDSEEVDKAWSGLVRRTQALEGMRSNLNMESSRWARANRRLKALNTVSLTLITQACETYLIQNTRPEAVTDTFRELFAEPVDTVQDVHKQLKRMRRVIAWTGERDTPVTIYTWVGAATRYLLLKRGVISNTKISAAEEEVLQGEVVIKAESAERHHAMVNFWRTTLACMLGTLFWLWTGWTSGSGAMVMIAVVTALAMRLPNPRMVAIDFLYGTIAALPIGALYFLVIIPSTQQSMLLLCISLAVMAFFIGIEVQKRRLGSLGALASTINIIVLDNPMTFHFSQFLDSALGQLVGCFLAMMVILLVRDNSQARTGRVLLNQFVSAAVSSMTTNTARRKENHLPALYQQLFLLLNKFPGDIAKFRLALTMIIAHQRLRNAPVPINDDLSAFHRQLRRTADHVLSASSDDKRRRYFTQLLEELDIYQEKLKHWQAPPQVTEPVGRLVFMLHRYQNALTDN, encoded by the coding sequence ATGGGTATCTTTTCCATCGCCAGCCAGCACATTCGCTTCGCCGTGAAGCTGGCGTGCGCCATTGTGCTGGCGCTGTTTGTCGGCTTCCATTTCCAGCTTGAAACCCCTCGCTGGGCGGTGCTCACCGCCGCGATTGTTGCGGCGGGCCCTGCCTTCGCCGCGGGCGGGGAGCCCTACTCTGGTGCGATCCGCTATCGCGGGATGCTGCGTATCATCGGAACCTTTATCGGCTGTTTCGCGGCGCTGACCATTATTATTCTGATGATCCGCACGCCGCTGCTGATGCTCATGGTGTGCTGTATCTGGGCGGGTTTCTGCACCTGGATTTCGTCTCTGGTAAAAGTGGAGAACTCCTACGCCTGGGGGCTGGCGGGCTATACCGCGCTAATTATTGTTATCACGATCCAGTCCGAACCCTTGCTCGCGCCGCAGTTTGCCGTGGAGCGCTGCAGCGAGATTGTGATTGGTATTGTCTGCGCGATCGTGGCTGACCTGCTTTTCTCCCCGCGCTCGATCAAGCAAGAGGTGGATCGCGAGCTGGACGCGCTGATCGTTGCCCAGTACCAGCTGATGCAGCTGTGCATTAAACACGGCGATAGCGAAGAGGTGGATAAAGCGTGGAGCGGGCTGGTACGCCGTACGCAGGCCCTGGAAGGGATGCGCAGCAACCTCAATATGGAGTCGTCGCGCTGGGCCCGGGCGAATCGTCGCCTTAAAGCCCTTAACACCGTCTCTCTGACGCTGATTACCCAGGCGTGCGAAACCTATCTCATCCAGAACACTCGACCGGAAGCGGTTACCGATACGTTCCGCGAACTGTTTGCCGAGCCGGTAGACACCGTACAGGACGTGCATAAGCAGCTTAAGCGCATGCGCCGTGTGATTGCCTGGACCGGGGAGCGTGACACGCCGGTGACCATCTACACCTGGGTTGGCGCCGCGACGCGCTATCTGCTGCTGAAACGCGGTGTAATCAGTAACACTAAAATCAGCGCGGCGGAAGAAGAGGTGCTCCAGGGCGAAGTGGTGATCAAGGCGGAATCTGCCGAGCGGCACCACGCGATGGTCAACTTCTGGCGTACCACGCTTGCCTGTATGCTCGGTACGCTTTTCTGGCTGTGGACGGGCTGGACGTCCGGCAGCGGCGCGATGGTGATGATTGCTGTCGTGACCGCGCTGGCGATGCGTCTGCCTAACCCGCGCATGGTCGCCATTGATTTCCTCTACGGCACCATTGCCGCTCTGCCGATAGGCGCGCTCTATTTCCTGGTCATCATTCCGTCGACGCAGCAGAGCATGCTGCTGCTCTGTATCAGCCTGGCGGTAATGGCGTTCTTTATCGGCATTGAGGTACAAAAGCGGCGACTGGGATCGCTGGGGGCGCTGGCGAGTACGATTAATATCATCGTGCTGGATAACCCGATGACCTTCCATTTCAGCCAGTTCCTCGACAGCGCGTTAGGTCAGCTGGTTGGGTGTTTCCTGGCGATGATGGTGATTCTGCTGGTACGGGATAACTCGCAGGCCCGGACGGGGCGCGTGCTGTTGAACCAGTTCGTGTCGGCTGCCGTGTCGTCGATGACCACCAATACCGCGCGCCGTAAAGAGAACCACCTGCCCGCGCTCTATCAGCAGCTTTTTTTACTGCTGAACAAGTTTCCGGGGGATATCGCGAAGTTCCGCCTGGCATTAACCATGATCATTGCGCACCAACGTCTGCGTAACGCGCCGGTGCCGATCAACGACGATCTCTCGGCCTTCCACCGTCAGCTGCGTCGTACCGCCGACCATGTGCTTTCCGCCAGCAGCGATGATAAACGCCGCCGTTACTTTACCCAACTGCTTGAAGAACTCGATATTTATCAGGAAAAGCTCAAACACTGGCAGGCGCCGCCACAGGTGACAGAGCCGGTAGGGCGGCTGGTGTTTATGCTGCATCGCTACCAGAATGCCCTAACTGATAACTGA
- the aaeA gene encoding p-hydroxybenzoic acid efflux pump subunit AaeA translates to MKTLTRKISRTAITMALVILAFIAIFRAWVYYTESPWTRDARFSADVVAIAPDVAGLITAVNVHDNQLVKKDQVLFTIDQPRYQKALEEAEADVAYYQALAAEKRREAGRRNQLGVQAMSREEIDQSNNVLQTVLHQLAKAQATRDLAKLDLERTVIRAPADGWVTNLNVYAGEFITRGSTAVALVKQNSFYVLAYMEETKLEGVRPGYRAEVTPLGSNRVFKGTVDSVAAGVTNSSSSNDAKGMATVDSNLEWVRLAQRVPVRIHLDEQQGNLWPAGTTATVVITGEKDRDASQDSLFRKIAHRLREFG, encoded by the coding sequence GTGAAAACGCTAACAAGAAAAATCTCCCGCACTGCCATCACAATGGCGCTGGTTATCCTCGCCTTCATCGCTATTTTCCGTGCCTGGGTCTACTACACCGAATCACCGTGGACGCGTGATGCACGCTTCAGCGCCGACGTGGTGGCAATAGCCCCTGACGTGGCCGGTCTTATCACGGCTGTCAACGTTCACGATAACCAGCTCGTGAAAAAAGATCAGGTCCTGTTCACCATCGACCAGCCTCGCTACCAGAAAGCGCTGGAGGAAGCGGAAGCCGACGTGGCCTATTACCAGGCGCTGGCCGCTGAGAAACGCCGCGAGGCGGGTCGTCGTAACCAGCTGGGCGTACAGGCCATGTCCCGCGAAGAGATAGACCAGTCCAACAACGTGCTGCAAACCGTGCTGCACCAACTGGCGAAAGCGCAGGCAACGCGCGATCTGGCGAAGCTCGACCTGGAGCGTACCGTGATCCGCGCGCCAGCCGATGGCTGGGTGACCAACCTCAACGTTTATGCCGGGGAGTTCATTACCCGCGGCTCAACCGCCGTGGCGCTGGTTAAGCAGAACTCCTTCTACGTGCTCGCCTATATGGAAGAGACCAAGCTGGAGGGGGTTCGTCCTGGTTACCGGGCTGAAGTCACGCCGCTTGGCAGCAACCGCGTCTTTAAGGGCACCGTCGACAGCGTTGCCGCAGGGGTAACCAACTCCAGCAGCTCTAACGATGCCAAAGGGATGGCGACGGTGGACTCCAACCTGGAGTGGGTGCGTCTGGCACAGCGCGTGCCGGTACGTATTCATCTGGATGAACAGCAGGGCAACTTGTGGCCAGCGGGCACTACCGCGACGGTGGTGATCACCGGCGAAAAAGATCGGGATGCCAGCCAGGATTCGCTCTTCCGTAAAATTGCCCACCGCCTGCGCGAGTTTGGTTAA
- a CDS encoding AaeX family protein, producing MSLFPVIVVFGLSFPPIFFELLLSLAIFWLVRKVLVPTGIYDFVWHPALFNTALYCCLFYLISRMFV from the coding sequence ATGAGTCTGTTTCCCGTTATCGTGGTGTTCGGTCTGTCGTTCCCACCGATATTTTTCGAGCTTCTTTTATCACTGGCGATCTTCTGGCTGGTGCGCAAGGTGCTGGTCCCTACCGGGATCTACGATTTTGTCTGGCACCCTGCATTGTTCAATACCGCGCTGTATTGCTGCCTGTTTTACCTGATATCGCGCATGTTTGTCTGA
- the aaeR gene encoding HTH-type transcriptional activator AaeR, producing MERLKRMSVFAKVVELGSFTAAARQLQMSVSSISQTVSKLEDELQVKLLNRSTRSIGLTEAGKIYYQGCRRMMHEVQDVHEQLYAFNNTPIGTLRIGCSSTMAQNVLAAMTADMLKEYPGLTVNLVTGIPAPDLIADGLDVVIRVGALQDSSLFSRRLGSMPMVVCASKSYLAQYGVPEKPADLTNHSWLEYSVRPDNEFELIAPEGISTKLLPEGRFVTNDPMTISRWLVAGAGIAYVPLMWVINEINSGVLEILFPRYQSDPRPVYALYTEKDKLPLKVQVCINYLTEYFVDVAELFQGMRGRRKE from the coding sequence ATGGAACGTTTAAAACGCATGTCGGTCTTTGCCAAAGTGGTTGAACTGGGCTCGTTTACCGCCGCAGCACGCCAGCTTCAGATGAGCGTCTCATCCATCAGCCAGACGGTGTCCAAACTGGAAGATGAGCTTCAGGTTAAGCTGCTCAACCGCAGTACCCGCAGCATTGGGCTGACGGAAGCGGGTAAAATTTACTATCAGGGTTGCCGACGCATGATGCATGAAGTGCAGGATGTTCATGAGCAGCTCTATGCCTTCAACAACACCCCCATCGGCACGCTGCGCATCGGGTGTTCTTCAACTATGGCACAAAATGTTCTCGCTGCCATGACGGCAGACATGCTGAAGGAGTATCCAGGATTAACGGTAAATCTGGTGACGGGCATTCCCGCGCCGGACCTGATTGCCGACGGGCTGGACGTGGTGATCCGCGTCGGCGCTCTGCAGGATTCCAGCCTGTTCTCGCGCAGGCTGGGCAGCATGCCGATGGTCGTCTGCGCCTCGAAAAGCTATCTGGCGCAGTACGGCGTTCCGGAGAAACCCGCCGATCTCACCAACCACTCGTGGCTGGAGTACAGCGTGCGGCCCGATAATGAATTTGAGCTGATTGCACCGGAAGGGATCTCTACCAAACTGCTGCCGGAAGGACGGTTTGTTACTAATGATCCGATGACCATTTCGCGCTGGCTGGTGGCCGGTGCCGGGATCGCCTACGTGCCGTTAATGTGGGTGATCAACGAGATCAACAGTGGCGTGCTGGAGATCCTCTTCCCGCGCTACCAGTCCGATCCGCGTCCGGTGTACGCCCTGTATACCGAAAAAGACAAACTCCCGCTCAAGGTACAGGTGTGTATTAACTATCTGACCGAGTATTTTGTGGACGTGGCGGAGCTGTTTCAGGGGATGCGGGGAAGAAGGAAAGAGTAG
- the tldD gene encoding metalloprotease TldD, with protein MSLNLVSEHLLAANGLSHQDLFSILGQLTERRLDYGDLYFQSSYHESWVLEDSIIKDGSYNIDQGVGVRAVSGEKTGFAYADQISLAALEQSAQAARTIVRDAGDGRVKTLGEVQHSALYTSIDPLQSMSREEKLDILRRVDKVARAADKRVQEVSASLSGVYELILVAATDGTLAADVRPLVRLSISVQVDDNGKRERGSSGGGGRFGYDWFLGDVDGEARADAWAKEAVRMALVNLNAVAAPAGTFPVVLGAGWPGVLLHEAVGHGLEGDFNRRGTSVFSGQIGQLVSSELCTVVDDGTMRDRRGSVAIDDEGTPGQYNVLIENGVLKGYMQDKLNARLMGVAPTGNGRRESYAHLPMPRMTNTYMLPGKSTPQEIIESVDYGIFAPNFGGGQVDITSGKFVFSTSEAYLIEKGKVTKAVKGATLIGSGIEAMQQISMVGNDLKLDNGVGVCGKEGQSLPVGVGQPTLKVDNLTVGGTA; from the coding sequence ATGAGTCTGAACCTGGTAAGTGAACATTTGCTCGCAGCGAACGGCCTGAGCCATCAGGACCTGTTCTCCATTCTTGGTCAACTGACCGAACGCCGTCTCGACTACGGCGACCTTTATTTCCAGTCGAGCTATCACGAATCCTGGGTTTTAGAAGACAGTATCATCAAAGATGGCTCTTACAACATCGACCAGGGCGTCGGCGTGCGTGCCGTGAGCGGCGAAAAAACCGGTTTTGCTTATGCCGACCAGATAAGCCTGGCCGCGCTTGAGCAGAGCGCGCAGGCCGCGCGTACCATTGTGCGCGATGCCGGCGACGGTCGCGTGAAAACCCTGGGTGAAGTGCAGCACTCTGCGCTCTATACCAGCATCGATCCGCTGCAGAGCATGAGCCGTGAAGAGAAGCTGGACATTCTGCGCCGCGTGGACAAAGTGGCCCGCGCGGCCGACAAACGTGTTCAGGAAGTCTCCGCCAGCCTGAGCGGTGTGTATGAACTGATTCTGGTGGCGGCAACGGACGGTACGCTCGCGGCCGATGTGCGTCCGCTGGTGCGTCTCTCCATCAGCGTGCAGGTCGATGACAACGGCAAACGCGAGCGCGGCTCAAGCGGCGGCGGCGGTCGTTTCGGCTATGACTGGTTCCTGGGCGACGTTGACGGCGAAGCGCGCGCTGACGCGTGGGCAAAAGAAGCCGTGCGCATGGCGCTGGTGAACTTGAATGCCGTCGCGGCGCCAGCCGGAACATTCCCGGTGGTGCTGGGCGCAGGCTGGCCGGGCGTGCTGCTGCACGAGGCGGTGGGCCACGGTCTGGAAGGCGATTTTAACCGTCGCGGAACGTCCGTGTTCAGCGGCCAGATCGGGCAGCTCGTCTCCTCTGAGCTTTGCACCGTGGTGGATGATGGTACCATGCGCGATCGTCGCGGCTCGGTGGCTATCGACGATGAAGGTACGCCAGGCCAGTACAACGTGCTGATCGAAAACGGCGTGCTGAAAGGCTATATGCAGGACAAACTCAACGCGCGCCTGATGGGCGTAGCGCCAACGGGTAACGGCCGTCGTGAATCCTACGCGCACCTGCCGATGCCGCGCATGACCAACACCTACATGTTGCCGGGCAAATCAACACCGCAGGAGATTATCGAATCCGTGGACTACGGTATCTTTGCGCCAAACTTTGGCGGCGGCCAGGTGGACATCACCTCCGGTAAGTTTGTTTTCTCCACGTCAGAAGCGTATCTGATCGAGAAAGGCAAAGTGACCAAAGCGGTCAAAGGTGCGACGCTGATTGGCTCCGGTATTGAAGCCATGCAGCAGATCTCCATGGTCGGCAACGATCTGAAGCTGGATAACGGCGTGGGCGTCTGCGGTAAAGAGGGCCAGAGCCTGCCGGTTGGCGTGGGCCAGCCAACGCTGAAAGTGGACAACCTGACGGTGGGCGGCACGGCGTAA